One Halosegnis longus DNA window includes the following coding sequences:
- the upp gene encoding uracil phosphoribosyltransferase — MPIEDRDDAYVVGHALAKHTLSRLRSVETEQVGFRKGLVKLGRICGYEIIDGAMETEFVSITTPLSETTGERVKGLDDVVIINVLRAATPFVEGLLKAFPRAKQGVISAGRDEEAGMNEDGEFPITVDYVKLPDISEDDTVIIADPMLATGSTMVTVLDHVLEDANPERTLVLSAVAGPPGLVRVNEAFPETDLLTVAIDERLDEDGFIVPGLGDAGDRAFRTT, encoded by the coding sequence ATGCCAATCGAGGACCGCGACGACGCATACGTCGTCGGCCACGCGCTCGCGAAACACACGCTCTCGCGGCTTCGCTCCGTCGAGACGGAACAGGTGGGCTTCCGCAAGGGGCTCGTAAAGTTGGGTCGCATCTGTGGCTACGAAATCATCGACGGCGCGATGGAGACGGAGTTCGTCTCCATCACCACGCCGCTTTCCGAGACGACCGGCGAGCGCGTGAAGGGACTCGACGACGTGGTCATCATCAACGTCCTCCGGGCCGCGACGCCGTTCGTCGAAGGCTTACTGAAGGCGTTCCCCCGCGCGAAGCAGGGCGTCATCTCGGCGGGCCGCGACGAGGAGGCGGGCATGAACGAGGACGGCGAGTTCCCCATCACCGTCGACTACGTGAAGCTGCCCGACATCTCCGAGGACGACACGGTCATCATCGCCGACCCGATGCTCGCGACCGGCTCCACGATGGTGACGGTACTCGACCACGTGCTCGAGGACGCGAACCCGGAGCGCACGCTCGTGCTCTCGGCCGTGGCCGGCCCGCCGGGACTCGTCCGCGTCAACGAGGCGTTCCCGGAGACGGACCTGTTGACCGTCGCTATCGACGAGCGGCTCGACGAGGACGGCTTCATCGTGCCCGGACTCGGTGACGCGGGCGACCGCGCCTTCCGCACGACCTGA
- a CDS encoding energy-coupling factor ABC transporter ATP-binding protein, whose protein sequence is MIRVERLVHRYGEATAVDGVNLTLPDGEYVVLAGPNGSGKTTLVRHLNALLSPDEGRVLVNGTEAAENPVAARTAVGMTFQDPRDGFVAATVGADVAFGPENLGLAHEEIDRRVRHALDAVNMQGRADDRVDALSGGEQMRVAIAGALAMEPDHLILDEPFAGLDWPARREVFERLRALARDGTAVLVVTHDLRDHIDAADRVLVLSAGEIAVDAPPEQARDRLAEFDVRPP, encoded by the coding sequence GTGATTCGCGTCGAGCGGCTCGTCCACCGGTACGGCGAGGCGACCGCCGTCGACGGCGTCAACCTGACGCTCCCAGACGGCGAGTACGTCGTGCTCGCGGGACCGAACGGCTCCGGGAAGACGACGCTCGTCCGGCATCTGAACGCGCTGCTCTCGCCCGACGAGGGGCGCGTCCTCGTCAACGGAACCGAAGCGGCCGAGAATCCGGTGGCCGCACGTACCGCCGTCGGGATGACGTTTCAGGACCCGCGCGACGGCTTCGTCGCCGCCACCGTCGGTGCCGACGTGGCCTTCGGGCCGGAGAATCTGGGGCTCGCACACGAAGAGATCGACCGCCGGGTGCGTCACGCACTCGACGCGGTGAACATGCAGGGCCGAGCGGACGACCGCGTCGACGCGCTGTCGGGCGGCGAACAGATGCGCGTCGCAATCGCCGGCGCGCTCGCGATGGAGCCGGACCACCTGATTTTAGACGAGCCGTTCGCCGGGCTCGACTGGCCCGCCCGTCGCGAGGTGTTCGAGCGTCTGCGCGCGCTCGCACGCGACGGAACCGCCGTCCTCGTCGTCACCCACGACCTGCGCGACCACATCGACGCGGCCGACCGCGTGCTCGTGCTCTCTGCGGGGGAAATCGCCGTCGACGCGCCGCCCGAACAGGCCCGCGACCGCCTCGCCGAGTTCGACGTGCGCCCGCCGTGA
- a CDS encoding DUF7536 family protein, protein MSETDQPEAPDRPGVARFIAALHVRRNAAIGFAISILVAAVFTHGTIVGADGPRPDAAYLALGFVLAVGLGLLLAAIFTLGSAIRLARAE, encoded by the coding sequence GTGAGCGAGACAGACCAGCCGGAGGCCCCGGACCGTCCGGGCGTCGCGCGGTTCATCGCCGCCCTCCACGTCCGCCGGAACGCGGCCATCGGCTTCGCTATCAGCATCCTCGTCGCCGCCGTGTTCACGCACGGCACCATCGTCGGAGCCGACGGCCCGCGTCCCGACGCGGCGTATCTCGCGCTCGGCTTCGTGCTCGCGGTCGGACTCGGCTTGCTGCTCGCGGCCATCTTCACGCTCGGCTCGGCGATTCGGCTCGCGCGCGCGGAGTAG
- a CDS encoding zinc-ribbon domain-containing protein, whose amino-acid sequence MGLLSTAKEVLEASTQSPNRGESSEEVSDGSYWCYDCSERIRDVDHDGEETPACPSCGDDMEFERSASTTGCAC is encoded by the coding sequence ATGGGACTGTTGAGCACGGCCAAGGAGGTCCTCGAAGCGTCCACCCAGTCACCGAACCGCGGGGAGTCGAGCGAGGAGGTCTCCGACGGCTCCTACTGGTGTTACGACTGCAGCGAGCGCATCCGTGACGTCGACCACGACGGTGAGGAGACGCCGGCGTGTCCGTCGTGTGGCGACGACATGGAGTTCGAGCGGAGCGCCTCGACGACGGGGTGTGCCTGCTAG
- a CDS encoding SRPBCC family protein, which yields MREVSVSRFVPAPPEEVERLLTPARLIEAEGSFTVRDTTERDGQTVVTAGRAGLELTFVFEAGERRLSYEQVRGPLAHLATTVSYEPDDEGTTLTLDSTVATGGPGIVDRVAAWKRKGELKRAIATLTREL from the coding sequence ATGCGCGAGGTCTCCGTCAGCCGGTTCGTCCCCGCTCCCCCCGAGGAAGTCGAGCGGCTGCTCACGCCGGCCCGACTCATCGAAGCCGAGGGGAGTTTCACCGTCCGCGACACGACCGAACGCGACGGCCAGACGGTCGTCACGGCCGGCCGCGCCGGACTCGAACTCACCTTCGTCTTCGAGGCCGGCGAGCGCCGTCTCAGCTACGAGCAGGTGCGCGGCCCGCTCGCACACCTCGCAACGACGGTCTCCTACGAGCCGGACGACGAAGGGACGACGCTCACGCTCGACTCCACTGTCGCCACCGGCGGTCCCGGCATCGTCGACAGAGTCGCCGCGTGGAAACGCAAGGGCGAACTCAAACGCGCCATCGCGACGCTCACGCGCGAACTCTGA
- a CDS encoding biotin transporter BioY, which yields MSTETQQVELIGDEVVGNLVRAALLAALTGAFAYVTFPNPASPTSVTLQVLGVFMAGLLLGPVWGGVSMTLYLAAGAVGVPVFEGAAAGFGPLVGTTAGFLWSYPLAAIAIGAIAYGGVETDGDLDAPLWQLIAALVAGTIIIYALGAAGLVVLGNLSVGAAVVGGTLTFLPAEAVKAAVAVGIVRADELSAT from the coding sequence ATGAGCACCGAGACACAGCAGGTAGAACTCATCGGCGACGAGGTCGTCGGGAATCTGGTGCGGGCGGCGCTTCTGGCCGCGCTGACAGGCGCGTTCGCGTACGTCACCTTCCCGAATCCGGCCTCGCCGACGAGCGTCACGCTACAGGTACTGGGCGTCTTCATGGCCGGACTGCTGTTGGGACCGGTGTGGGGCGGCGTCTCGATGACGCTGTATCTGGCGGCCGGTGCGGTCGGCGTCCCGGTGTTCGAGGGAGCCGCGGCCGGCTTCGGCCCGCTCGTCGGGACGACCGCTGGGTTCCTCTGGTCGTATCCGCTCGCCGCAATCGCCATCGGCGCTATCGCGTACGGCGGCGTCGAAACGGACGGTGACCTCGACGCCCCGCTGTGGCAGCTTATTGCCGCGCTGGTCGCGGGCACGATTATCATCTACGCGCTCGGCGCGGCCGGGCTGGTCGTGCTCGGGAACCTGAGCGTCGGGGCCGCCGTCGTTGGCGGAACGTTGACCTTCCTGCCCGCGGAGGCGGTGAAGGCGGCCGTCGCGGTCGGTATCGTCCGCGCGGACGAGCTGTCGGCGACGTGA
- a CDS encoding potassium channel family protein — translation MPQEVEYEPVSVKELLAEMKDTAELLIDLSYSAILLRSNAVAEEVLELESRMDVLQLRARMSLLMAARSPDDAEALAPVLGIVGAAEKVSDAAGDIAKVILEDVGLPEAMRAALPESVETLVRTEISADSPLVGQSLGESNLETETGVRVIAVRRAGDWLTDPDAETVLRGGDVALLRGPELGITGVYEKLSGQQYEPPEPPAESSADLERAMDSVVLMKDVSELAVDLAYGAVLFDDDALAEEVLDLEAEVDALQSRFEAWTLQAAAEVDDPVSLRGLVHLAAATEVISDAALEISEGVLRGLDSHPVIREAVLESDEIIARYVVGEGSPLAGRTLGEVAVKTETGMRVIAVRRGDESRAPTGKQTGWVVSPGPETKLDAGDVLIAKGTRTGAERMVELTA, via the coding sequence ATGCCACAGGAAGTCGAGTACGAACCGGTCAGCGTGAAGGAGCTACTGGCGGAGATGAAAGACACCGCCGAACTGCTCATCGACCTCTCGTACTCCGCCATCCTGTTGCGGTCGAACGCCGTCGCCGAGGAGGTGCTGGAACTCGAATCCCGGATGGACGTGCTCCAGCTTCGCGCCCGGATGAGCCTGCTGATGGCCGCACGCAGCCCCGACGACGCCGAAGCGCTCGCCCCCGTCCTCGGTATCGTCGGCGCGGCCGAGAAGGTGTCCGACGCCGCGGGCGACATCGCGAAGGTCATCCTCGAGGACGTGGGGCTGCCGGAGGCGATGCGCGCCGCGCTCCCCGAGTCGGTCGAGACGCTGGTTCGCACGGAAATCAGCGCCGACTCCCCGCTCGTGGGGCAGTCGCTCGGCGAGTCGAACCTGGAGACCGAGACGGGCGTGCGCGTCATCGCCGTCCGGCGAGCGGGCGACTGGCTCACCGACCCCGACGCCGAGACAGTGCTTCGGGGTGGCGACGTGGCGCTGCTCCGCGGGCCCGAACTCGGCATCACGGGCGTCTACGAGAAGCTCTCGGGCCAACAGTACGAGCCGCCCGAACCGCCGGCCGAATCGTCCGCCGACCTCGAACGCGCGATGGACTCCGTCGTCCTCATGAAAGACGTGTCCGAACTGGCCGTCGACTTGGCGTACGGTGCGGTGTTGTTCGACGACGACGCGCTCGCCGAGGAGGTGCTCGACTTGGAAGCCGAGGTGGACGCGCTCCAGTCGCGGTTCGAGGCGTGGACCCTGCAGGCGGCCGCCGAGGTCGACGACCCGGTCTCGCTGCGCGGACTGGTCCACCTCGCGGCCGCGACGGAGGTCATCTCCGACGCGGCGCTCGAAATCAGCGAGGGCGTGCTCCGGGGGTTGGACAGTCACCCGGTCATCCGCGAGGCCGTGCTCGAATCCGACGAAATCATCGCCCGCTACGTGGTCGGCGAGGGAAGCCCGCTCGCGGGTCGCACCCTCGGTGAGGTGGCCGTCAAGACCGAAACCGGGATGCGCGTCATCGCCGTCAGACGGGGCGACGAGTCGCGTGCGCCGACCGGCAAGCAGACCGGTTGGGTCGTCTCGCCCGGCCCGGAGACGAAACTCGACGCCGGCGACGTACTCATCGCGAAGGGGACGCGGACCGGGGCCGAGCGGATGGTCGAGCTAACCGCGTAG
- a CDS encoding (Fe-S)-binding protein produces MLESPLLQSGEQVTRETFWGISHVGEAVFYYLAAVTIIVFLYGVYQRFARYTRGSEDWFDRLDDLPGRITSAAKTVASNEKQFNRDLVGGVMHAFIFWGFMTLLIGTTIIAIDIDIFRNLTAIVTGERQSFFVGDFYLSYSLVMDAMGLLFVAGVSIALWRRYVSRTDRLHGKHTSREDDFLVWSLFALGVGGYVQEGLRLLGTASVEAGSLAITSYEEVSFVGHFVADVMFVGGMTPGMAEAAYPIMWWSHSILAFVFVASIPFMKPFHMISSFANIVVKDEKAGKRLPGVPAALDADSGAESVDSFSWKEMLDQDACTKCGRCSSVCPAKASGRDLDPRDVILDLKQYRESVDAGGETTDIVADGGQVIASESMESCMSCMACMDACPVEIEHLKHFTKLNRQLTDQGDIQPSLQEVFQNVMQKGNTFGNSQRTRGDWTEDVDVDVPDAREQEVDYLWYVGDYPSYDDRNKKIAHSLARIFDAADVSFGILFDDEKYDGNDIRRVGEEFLYVELAGHHVETFDECEFDTLVTTDPHSYNTFKNEYPEVDFEEFADDPMMPFDVEEPWNPDGEIDVYHWTQVVEELIEENALGLDGTELDYTVTYHDPCHLGRYNDEYEAPRSLIRATGVDLHEMPRNRDNSYCCGGGGGGLWLEHEEEEKPSEERLREALEDTDAGSAVEKFVVACPMCMTMYEDGRKTGDFEDDIEIVDIAELVVEAIDAGGVSASATDAGAPGTPADD; encoded by the coding sequence ATGCTAGAGAGTCCGCTGCTCCAGTCGGGTGAACAGGTCACCCGAGAGACGTTTTGGGGCATCTCGCACGTCGGTGAAGCCGTCTTCTACTATCTGGCGGCGGTGACAATCATCGTCTTCCTCTACGGTGTCTACCAGCGCTTTGCTCGGTACACCCGTGGCTCGGAAGACTGGTTCGACCGTCTCGACGACTTGCCGGGCCGAATCACGTCGGCCGCCAAGACCGTCGCGTCCAACGAGAAGCAGTTCAACCGCGACCTCGTGGGCGGAGTGATGCACGCGTTCATCTTCTGGGGATTCATGACGCTGCTAATCGGGACCACCATCATCGCCATCGACATCGACATCTTCCGGAACCTCACCGCCATCGTCACCGGGGAGCGCCAGTCGTTCTTCGTCGGTGACTTCTACCTCTCCTACTCGCTCGTGATGGACGCGATGGGGCTGCTGTTCGTCGCCGGCGTCTCCATCGCGCTGTGGCGGCGCTACGTCTCCCGCACGGACCGGCTCCACGGGAAACACACTTCCCGCGAGGACGACTTCCTCGTCTGGTCGCTGTTCGCCCTCGGCGTCGGCGGCTACGTCCAGGAAGGACTGCGACTGCTCGGGACGGCCTCCGTCGAGGCCGGGTCGCTCGCGATTACCTCCTACGAGGAGGTGTCGTTCGTCGGCCACTTCGTCGCCGACGTGATGTTCGTCGGCGGGATGACGCCCGGGATGGCGGAGGCGGCCTACCCGATTATGTGGTGGTCACACTCGATTCTCGCGTTCGTCTTCGTCGCCTCCATCCCGTTCATGAAGCCGTTCCACATGATTTCGAGCTTCGCCAACATCGTCGTCAAAGACGAGAAGGCGGGCAAGCGACTGCCGGGCGTGCCGGCGGCACTCGACGCCGACTCGGGGGCAGAATCCGTCGACTCCTTCTCGTGGAAGGAGATGCTCGACCAGGACGCCTGTACGAAATGTGGCCGCTGTTCGTCCGTCTGTCCGGCGAAGGCCTCTGGTCGTGACCTCGACCCGCGTGACGTGATTCTCGACCTGAAACAGTACCGTGAGTCCGTCGACGCCGGCGGCGAGACGACCGACATCGTCGCCGACGGCGGTCAGGTCATCGCCAGCGAGTCGATGGAGTCCTGCATGTCCTGTATGGCCTGCATGGACGCGTGCCCGGTCGAAATCGAGCATCTCAAACACTTCACCAAGCTGAATCGTCAGCTCACCGACCAGGGCGACATCCAGCCGAGCCTGCAGGAGGTGTTCCAGAACGTGATGCAGAAGGGCAACACCTTCGGCAACAGCCAGCGCACCCGCGGCGACTGGACGGAGGACGTGGACGTGGACGTGCCGGACGCCCGCGAGCAGGAGGTCGATTACCTCTGGTACGTGGGCGACTACCCCAGCTACGACGACCGCAACAAGAAAATCGCCCACTCGCTCGCTCGCATCTTCGATGCCGCAGACGTGAGCTTCGGCATCCTGTTCGACGACGAGAAGTACGACGGCAACGACATCCGCCGGGTCGGCGAGGAGTTCCTCTACGTCGAGCTTGCGGGCCACCACGTCGAGACGTTCGACGAGTGTGAGTTCGACACGCTCGTCACCACCGACCCCCACTCGTACAACACGTTCAAAAACGAGTACCCGGAGGTCGACTTCGAGGAGTTCGCCGACGACCCGATGATGCCCTTCGACGTGGAGGAGCCGTGGAACCCCGACGGCGAAATCGACGTGTACCACTGGACGCAGGTGGTCGAGGAGCTCATCGAGGAGAACGCCCTCGGGCTCGACGGGACGGAGCTCGACTACACCGTCACCTACCACGACCCGTGTCACCTCGGCCGGTACAACGACGAGTACGAGGCCCCCCGCTCGCTCATCCGCGCGACGGGCGTCGACCTCCACGAGATGCCCCGCAACCGCGACAACTCCTACTGCTGTGGCGGCGGCGGCGGCGGCCTGTGGCTCGAACACGAGGAAGAGGAGAAGCCGAGCGAGGAGCGGCTCCGCGAGGCGCTCGAAGACACCGACGCCGGCAGCGCCGTCGAGAAGTTCGTCGTCGCCTGCCCGATGTGCATGACGATGTACGAGGACGGCCGCAAGACCGGCGACTTCGAGGACGACATCGAGATCGTCGACATCGCCGAACTCGTCGTCGAAGCGATCGACGCGGGCGGCGTCTCCGCGAGCGCGACCGACGCCGGCGCGCCCGGCACGCCGGCCGACGACTAG
- the citZ gene encoding citrate synthase has translation MSDELRKGLEGVLVAESELSFIDGDAGKLVYCGYAIEDLATEASFEEVLYLLWNGELPTESELAAFADSIAEERGVEDAVLETAEALAAADEEPMAALRTLVSYLSAEDDEADVPAADQAASRRKGRRLTAKIPTVLAAFDRYRRGEEPVDPDPELGYAANFLYMLTGEEPDEVAEETFDQALTLHADHGLNASTFTSMVIGSTMADMYSAVTGGIGALSGPLHGGANQDVMEMLLDIDEQGADPVEYVEKKGEQEDWRVPGMGHRVYGVKDPRAVILEKKSEELNATAEGTNWYELADAIEQHFEEQGLVSKGIAPNVDFYSGTVYYQLGIPVDMFTPIFAMARAGGWVGHTLEYQAENRLIRPRARYTGEKDREFVPLEER, from the coding sequence ATGTCAGACGAACTCAGGAAGGGGCTCGAAGGTGTGCTCGTCGCGGAGTCGGAACTCAGTTTCATCGACGGGGACGCCGGAAAGCTGGTCTACTGCGGCTACGCCATCGAAGACCTCGCGACGGAAGCGAGCTTCGAGGAGGTGCTGTATCTGCTCTGGAACGGCGAGCTACCGACCGAATCCGAACTCGCGGCCTTCGCTGACTCCATCGCCGAGGAGCGGGGCGTCGAAGACGCCGTCCTCGAGACCGCAGAGGCGCTCGCGGCGGCCGACGAAGAGCCGATGGCCGCGCTCCGGACGCTCGTCTCGTATCTCTCCGCAGAAGACGACGAGGCCGACGTGCCGGCCGCGGACCAGGCCGCCTCGCGCCGGAAGGGTCGCCGGCTGACGGCGAAGATTCCGACCGTGCTAGCGGCGTTCGACCGCTACCGACGCGGCGAGGAGCCGGTCGACCCGGACCCCGAACTCGGCTACGCCGCGAACTTCCTCTACATGCTCACCGGCGAGGAGCCGGACGAGGTGGCAGAGGAGACGTTCGACCAGGCGCTCACGCTTCACGCCGACCACGGGCTGAACGCCTCCACGTTCACCTCGATGGTCATCGGCTCCACGATGGCCGACATGTACTCGGCCGTGACCGGCGGCATCGGCGCGCTCTCCGGGCCGCTCCACGGCGGGGCAAATCAGGACGTGATGGAGATGCTGCTCGACATCGACGAGCAGGGTGCCGACCCCGTCGAGTACGTCGAGAAGAAGGGCGAGCAGGAAGACTGGCGCGTCCCCGGCATGGGCCACCGCGTCTACGGCGTGAAGGACCCGCGTGCGGTCATCCTAGAGAAGAAGTCCGAGGAGCTGAACGCGACGGCCGAGGGGACCAACTGGTACGAGCTGGCCGACGCCATCGAACAGCACTTCGAGGAGCAGGGACTCGTCTCGAAGGGCATCGCGCCGAACGTCGACTTCTACTCCGGCACCGTCTACTACCAGCTCGGAATCCCGGTCGACATGTTCACGCCCATCTTCGCGATGGCCCGCGCCGGCGGCTGGGTCGGCCACACGCTGGAGTACCAGGCGGAAAACCGACTCATCCGTCCGCGCGCTCGCTACACCGGCGAGAAGGACCGCGAGTTCGTCCCGCTCGAAGAGCGCTAG
- a CDS encoding energy-coupling factor transporter transmembrane component T family protein: MSVRYEPGATVVHRLDPRTKLATQVSIAVAALAHTTPRGLVALTLLTGVILALARTSPTAALAEFTLVVPFLVGGPLIEGVTIAPVGFSVEQAIPPALAAYRTLLLLLVAAVYVRTTPVRESRAAIQRTIPGRPGQLLGVGVGFVFRFLPLLRRDIARLRDGSAARLGTERSVRERMRLVAVGGLNRAFRRAETFELALQARCLAWNPTLPRLRFARRDAPALALAAGLLVVAVI; the protein is encoded by the coding sequence GTGAGCGTCCGTTACGAACCGGGCGCGACGGTCGTCCACCGGCTGGACCCGCGGACGAAGTTAGCCACGCAGGTGAGCATCGCCGTCGCCGCGCTCGCACACACCACCCCGCGTGGGCTGGTCGCGCTTACCCTGCTGACGGGAGTGATTCTCGCGCTCGCGCGCACCTCGCCGACGGCCGCGCTCGCGGAGTTCACGCTCGTCGTCCCGTTTCTCGTCGGCGGGCCGCTCATCGAGGGCGTGACGATTGCGCCGGTCGGCTTTTCCGTCGAGCAGGCGATTCCCCCCGCGCTCGCAGCCTACCGGACTCTCCTGCTCTTGCTCGTCGCGGCGGTGTACGTCCGGACGACGCCCGTGCGGGAGTCGCGGGCCGCCATCCAGCGGACGATACCCGGAAGGCCGGGGCAACTGCTCGGCGTGGGCGTCGGCTTCGTCTTCCGGTTTCTCCCGCTCTTGCGACGCGATATCGCGCGGCTCCGGGACGGGTCGGCCGCACGGCTGGGGACGGAGCGGTCGGTCCGCGAACGGATGCGGCTGGTCGCGGTCGGCGGGCTGAATCGCGCCTTCCGGCGGGCCGAGACGTTCGAACTCGCCTTGCAGGCGCGGTGTCTGGCGTGGAATCCGACGCTGCCGCGGCTCCGATTCGCGCGCCGTGACGCGCCCGCGCTCGCGCTCGCCGCGGGGCTGCTCGTGGTCGCCGTCATCTGA
- a CDS encoding MATE family efflux transporter: protein MEWARLRSVWKRTLSLSAPIAAETVVRTAMRTTDVLVTALFSPAAVVAVTLGDLYARFPLRIGLGLGGGAIALSSQDTGAGETASRDEAITQALLIGFLVGLPFAVGALLFAEPAIRLFDPSAEAVRLGATYLGIVLVTAPARLVTLVAARSLQGTGDTRTPMYINIFVNLINIVGSVVLGLGLFGAPDLRVAGVGYATATANVTAATLFLGALASARTAPTFVRPRSFTVTKQLLQVSVPRTLEGLISEAAQFPFNALLLSFPAGDSVTAGFQIARRLYQQVTAPISRSFNVAASVLVGQALGEGDADRAHFEGRAVAGLSVALVGLLGLALALAAPFAVGVFASDPVVVEYGVAFARVYGLAGVALAAFSALSGGLQGASETRIPLLARTTARFGLFVGLSWLLALTLGYGPVGVYVGMGLSYLWMALVVWWGFERTAWAPRAAEMMSERAESV from the coding sequence ATGGAGTGGGCTCGACTGCGAAGCGTCTGGAAGCGGACGCTCTCGCTGTCTGCGCCCATCGCGGCCGAGACCGTCGTCCGGACGGCGATGCGCACGACCGACGTACTCGTCACGGCGCTGTTTTCGCCTGCGGCCGTCGTCGCCGTCACGCTGGGTGACCTCTACGCCCGGTTCCCGCTGCGTATCGGTCTCGGACTCGGCGGCGGTGCGATTGCACTCTCCTCGCAGGACACGGGAGCCGGTGAGACAGCCAGCCGCGACGAGGCCATCACGCAGGCGCTGCTCATCGGGTTCCTCGTCGGACTCCCCTTCGCCGTCGGTGCACTCCTGTTTGCAGAGCCCGCCATCCGGCTGTTCGACCCGAGCGCAGAGGCGGTCCGACTCGGCGCGACGTATCTGGGCATCGTCCTCGTCACCGCCCCCGCCCGGCTCGTCACCCTCGTCGCGGCGCGCTCGCTCCAGGGGACCGGCGACACCCGCACCCCGATGTACATCAACATCTTCGTGAATCTCATCAACATCGTCGGCTCCGTCGTGCTCGGGCTCGGCCTGTTCGGCGCGCCCGACCTCCGGGTGGCCGGCGTCGGCTACGCCACCGCTACTGCCAACGTCACCGCCGCGACCCTGTTTCTCGGGGCGCTCGCCTCCGCCCGCACCGCACCGACCTTCGTCCGCCCGCGCAGTTTCACCGTCACGAAACAGCTGTTGCAGGTGTCGGTCCCCCGGACGCTGGAGGGACTCATCTCCGAAGCGGCGCAGTTCCCGTTCAACGCCCTGCTGCTCTCGTTTCCCGCCGGGGACTCGGTCACCGCCGGCTTCCAGATTGCGCGTCGGCTCTACCAGCAGGTGACCGCGCCGATTTCGCGCAGCTTCAACGTCGCGGCGTCCGTCCTCGTCGGGCAGGCGCTCGGTGAGGGTGACGCCGACCGCGCCCACTTCGAGGGCCGGGCCGTGGCCGGCCTCAGCGTCGCGCTCGTCGGACTGCTCGGTCTCGCGCTCGCGCTCGCGGCACCGTTCGCCGTCGGCGTCTTCGCGAGCGACCCCGTGGTCGTCGAGTACGGCGTCGCCTTCGCGCGCGTCTACGGACTCGCCGGCGTGGCACTCGCGGCCTTCTCGGCGCTGTCGGGTGGACTACAGGGCGCAAGCGAGACGCGAATCCCCCTTCTCGCCCGGACGACCGCCCGGTTCGGCCTGTTCGTCGGGCTCTCGTGGCTGCTCGCGCTCACGCTCGGCTACGGTCCCGTCGGCGTCTACGTCGGGATGGGACTGTCGTATCTGTGGATGGCACTCGTCGTCTGGTGGGGCTTCGAGCGGACGGCGTGGGCACCCCGCGCCGCCGAGATGATGTCCGAGCGTGCAGAAAGCGTCTAG